One segment of Rickettsiales bacterium Ac37b DNA contains the following:
- a CDS encoding hypothetical protein (Uncharacterized protein conserved in bacteria), with translation MNQKQNKTFFDDVAKLTGDLLSSLGNMKNETEVFVQNKISSYFEKMNYVKREEFEVLKEMVLQIRKEQEKLSATCQTETESQSNSSIQE, from the coding sequence ATGAATCAAAAACAAAATAAAACTTTTTTTGATGATGTAGCGAAACTTACAGGAGATCTACTATCATCTTTAGGTAACATGAAAAATGAAACTGAAGTCTTTGTGCAAAATAAAATTAGCAGCTATTTTGAAAAAATGAATTATGTTAAAAGAGAAGAGTTTGAAGTATTAAAAGAAATGGTATTACAGATACGTAAAGAGCAAGAAAAATTATCTGCTACCTGCCAAACAGAAACAGAATCTCAATCTAATTCTTCTATACAAGAATAA
- the proC gene encoding Pyrroline-5-carboxylate reductase, which produces MVNKHIILVGCGNMGLALLKGWLAGGISPSLITVISPNNWHSLQKMFDINALPEIKDSAINQNLDYTIVFAIKPQIAEQIIPLYKFLTQNKNNLFISIITGKTLSFFTTHLTKECKVVRAMPNLAAIVSASTTVLHGNNNLSDLHKHNSSYLFNMIGKTWWIDNEYQLDTITALSGSGIAYFFSMVNYLAEAACSIGLDAKLSNELAINTINSSAQLLVQGTNSPSTLINQVCSPGGTTEAALETLNPGLKELIYKTLYAATNRSRQLSE; this is translated from the coding sequence ATGGTAAATAAACATATTATTCTTGTTGGTTGTGGCAATATGGGTCTTGCCTTATTAAAAGGTTGGCTAGCTGGTGGAATTTCCCCAAGCTTAATTACGGTCATTTCACCAAATAATTGGCATAGTTTACAAAAAATGTTTGATATAAACGCATTACCTGAAATTAAAGATAGCGCTATTAATCAAAATCTGGATTATACAATTGTTTTTGCTATCAAACCTCAAATTGCTGAACAAATTATACCTTTATATAAATTTTTGACCCAAAACAAAAACAACTTATTTATTTCTATTATCACAGGCAAAACCCTCTCTTTTTTTACTACACATCTAACAAAAGAGTGTAAAGTTGTACGTGCAATGCCTAATTTAGCAGCCATTGTCTCAGCTAGCACTACTGTTTTGCACGGTAATAACAATCTAAGTGACTTACACAAACACAATAGTAGTTATTTGTTTAATATGATAGGGAAAACATGGTGGATTGATAACGAGTATCAATTAGATACCATTACAGCTCTATCCGGCAGTGGAATTGCATATTTTTTTTCTATGGTCAATTATTTAGCAGAAGCTGCCTGTAGCATAGGTCTAGATGCTAAACTATCTAATGAACTTGCTATTAACACTATTAATAGTAGTGCACAATTACTTGTGCAAGGAACTAATTCTCCTAGCACTCTTATTAATCAAGTATGCAGCCCTGGAGGCACAACAGAAGCAGCCCTGGAAACATTAAATCCAGGACTTAAAGAGCTTATATATAAAACCTTATATGCTGCAACTAATAGATCAAGACAATTATCAGAATGA
- a CDS encoding phosphoglycolate phosphatase: protein MNLNFLPKPKAILFDWDNTLADTWVLLKQASEQMMAQMNILPTPEITNKLYTHKSMREVLPEIFGNRWQEAAQIYQTTYRKLRENNLFLLPLAKEVLLFLRQNPYIHIGVVSNKIGTSLREEVSLLQLDTFFTKLIGSQDTTHDKPSVMPVLAALEGSNIEIGQEVWLIGDSVIDIECAHNANCTPILYGNTSKSSVDYKPSLHVQNHQEFLDILHYILR, encoded by the coding sequence ATGAATTTAAATTTTCTACCAAAACCTAAAGCTATTTTATTTGATTGGGATAATACTTTAGCTGATACTTGGGTATTATTAAAACAAGCCAGTGAGCAAATGATGGCCCAAATGAACATTCTACCAACTCCTGAAATTACAAACAAATTATATACTCATAAATCTATGAGAGAAGTATTGCCTGAAATTTTTGGTAACCGTTGGCAAGAGGCAGCACAGATTTATCAAACTACATATCGTAAATTACGAGAAAATAATTTATTTTTATTACCTCTCGCCAAAGAAGTACTTTTATTTTTACGACAAAACCCTTATATTCATATAGGAGTGGTGAGTAATAAAATCGGCACTTCTTTACGCGAAGAAGTATCTTTGTTGCAATTAGATACTTTTTTTACTAAATTAATTGGCTCACAGGATACTACTCACGATAAACCATCAGTGATGCCAGTTTTAGCTGCTCTAGAAGGAAGTAATATTGAAATAGGTCAAGAAGTGTGGCTTATAGGTGACAGTGTTATAGATATAGAATGTGCGCATAACGCAAACTGCACTCCTATATTATATGGAAATACCTCAAAATCTAGCGTCGACTATAAGCCTTCTCTCCACGTTCAAAACCACCAAGAATTTTTAGATATATTACATTACATATTACGTTAG
- the ctrA gene encoding Cell cycle response regulator CtrA, which yields MRVLLVEDDTSTAQSIEEALNFEGIVCTVARFGEEGIEIGKIYDYDLIILDLNLPDINGYEVLLRLRAAKVKVPILILSGKSESSEKIKGLSSGADDYLTKPFNRGELIARIQAIVRRSKGHSESIIKFDKVSVNLDTRTVEANDKPLHLTSKEYAILELLAMRRGNVLTKEMFLNHLYGGIDEPELKIVDVFICKLRKKLEAATGTNYIDTVWGRGYSLKEYPDEAAAPAEPDNAYEAS from the coding sequence ATGCGTGTACTTTTGGTTGAAGATGATACCTCAACCGCTCAATCTATAGAAGAGGCGTTAAATTTTGAAGGTATTGTATGTACAGTAGCCAGATTTGGTGAAGAAGGTATAGAAATAGGTAAGATTTATGATTATGATTTGATAATCTTAGATTTGAACTTACCTGATATTAATGGATATGAGGTGTTGTTACGCCTTAGAGCTGCTAAAGTAAAGGTACCTATTTTAATTTTATCTGGTAAATCAGAATCTTCTGAAAAAATTAAAGGATTAAGTTCTGGAGCAGACGATTATTTAACTAAACCTTTCAATAGAGGTGAATTAATTGCTCGTATTCAAGCTATAGTACGCCGCTCTAAAGGACATTCTGAATCAATCATTAAATTTGATAAGGTCTCTGTGAATTTAGATACAAGAACTGTTGAAGCGAACGATAAACCTCTACATTTAACAAGTAAAGAATATGCTATATTGGAATTGCTTGCTATGCGTAGAGGCAACGTTTTAACAAAAGAAATGTTTTTAAATCATCTATATGGTGGTATTGATGAACCTGAGTTGAAAATTGTGGACGTATTTATATGTAAATTACGTAAGAAATTGGAAGCAGCTACTGGTACTAATTATATAGACACTGTTTGGGGAAGAGGATATTCTTTAAAAGAATATCCTGATGAAGCTGCAGCACCAGCAGAACCTGATAATGCTTATGAAGCTAGCTAA
- a CDS encoding Stringent starvation protein B (Uncharacterized protein conserved in bacteria), giving the protein MADIINYSSLIDDAMRVIVKKSLEILASTPANMIGDHHFFISFITTHPKVVLSSKLLQKYPKEMTIVLQYQFEDLHIEEDHFSVILSFENAKERIVIPFTAITAFADPSVKFGLQFRHAEPSSSDEISHSTDLPINGDTNYSTKDIKDMIKESGATNVITLDSFRKKPH; this is encoded by the coding sequence ATGGCGGACATTATCAACTATAGCAGCCTTATCGATGATGCAATGCGTGTCATTGTAAAGAAATCTTTAGAAATTCTGGCTTCTACTCCTGCGAATATGATAGGTGATCATCATTTCTTTATCTCTTTCATTACAACTCATCCTAAAGTTGTGTTATCATCTAAATTACTACAAAAATATCCAAAAGAAATGACTATCGTACTACAATATCAATTTGAAGATTTACACATAGAAGAAGACCATTTCAGCGTAATACTAAGTTTTGAGAATGCCAAAGAACGTATTGTCATACCATTTACTGCTATTACTGCGTTTGCTGATCCAAGCGTAAAATTTGGCTTACAATTTAGGCATGCAGAACCTTCATCCAGCGATGAGATTAGTCATTCTACAGATTTACCTATAAATGGCGATACTAACTATAGCACTAAAGATATAAAAGATATGATTAAAGAATCAGGAGCTACAAATGTCATTACACTTGATAGTTTTAGAAAAAAACCCCACTAA
- a CDS encoding lipid A biosynthesis lauroyl acyltransferase: MRIIKHFIEFLVVKIFFTLFRCVSIDTASNIGGFIGRNVGVYLPVSKIAYNNIKMTFTCLDDREIKDIIFKMWDNLGRVFGEFPHIYNLSKEEFGKRVEVQGIENLNYIKDNQNSGIFFSAHMANWEITPRIPIEHNMNLALIYRAANNKRVDQVICKERNKYGIQLITKGAKMAKQIIASLKTGNAIAMLVDQKMNDGIKVPLLGYNAMTPTAIAKLALKFNCPIIPAQVIRKKGAYFTVKIFSPLEIKVSNNNSQDIFNIMYNINNILSTWITEYPEQWFWVHKRWGNI; the protein is encoded by the coding sequence ATGCGTATAATAAAACATTTTATTGAATTTCTAGTAGTTAAAATATTTTTTACTTTATTTCGTTGTGTATCAATAGATACGGCTTCAAATATAGGTGGATTTATAGGGCGTAATGTTGGTGTATATTTACCAGTGAGCAAAATTGCATATAATAACATCAAAATGACATTTACTTGTTTAGATGATAGGGAAATTAAAGATATAATTTTTAAAATGTGGGATAACTTGGGTAGAGTTTTTGGTGAATTTCCCCATATCTATAATTTAAGTAAGGAAGAATTTGGTAAACGTGTGGAAGTTCAGGGTATAGAAAATTTGAATTATATCAAAGATAACCAAAATTCAGGTATTTTTTTTTCAGCGCATATGGCAAATTGGGAAATAACCCCTCGTATCCCAATTGAACATAATATGAATTTAGCGTTAATATATAGGGCAGCTAACAATAAACGGGTAGATCAAGTAATTTGTAAAGAACGTAACAAATATGGTATACAACTTATTACCAAAGGCGCTAAAATGGCGAAGCAGATTATAGCTAGTTTAAAAACTGGTAATGCTATAGCGATGTTAGTCGATCAAAAAATGAATGATGGTATTAAAGTACCTTTATTAGGGTATAATGCTATGACTCCCACTGCCATTGCAAAACTTGCTTTAAAATTTAATTGTCCTATAATTCCTGCGCAGGTTATAAGAAAGAAAGGCGCATATTTTACAGTTAAGATTTTTTCTCCATTAGAAATAAAGGTGAGTAATAATAATTCTCAGGATATTTTTAATATTATGTATAATATAAATAATATATTAAGTACTTGGATTACTGAATATCCTGAACAATGGTTTTGGGTTCATAAACGGTGGGGTAATATATAG
- the rimM gene encoding Ribosome maturation factor rimM, with protein MSKRSEYTHIGNIIAAHGIKGEVKIQNFAAKYENILSFKQFYDNYGNKISLKFRLGANNKIIASVGNVNTRNQAEKLIGTKLFIERKEIESLQEEEYLHEELIGLRVLDQNKLEWGIIKSIHNFGAGDLIEVIYNENNDTNFFPFTKEVIIEINILKGYLILIPPEMV; from the coding sequence ATGTCTAAACGATCAGAATATACCCATATAGGTAATATTATAGCTGCACATGGTATCAAAGGTGAAGTAAAGATACAAAATTTTGCAGCTAAATATGAAAATATTTTATCATTTAAACAATTTTATGATAATTATGGTAACAAAATATCACTCAAATTTCGTTTGGGTGCGAATAATAAAATTATAGCAAGTGTAGGTAATGTTAATACACGTAATCAGGCCGAGAAGCTTATAGGTACAAAATTATTTATTGAACGTAAGGAAATAGAAAGTTTACAAGAAGAAGAATATCTGCACGAAGAGCTAATAGGGTTAAGGGTTCTCGATCAAAATAAACTTGAATGGGGTATCATAAAATCTATACATAATTTTGGTGCAGGTGATCTAATAGAGGTAATATATAATGAAAATAATGATACCAATTTTTTTCCCTTTACTAAAGAAGTAATAATAGAAATTAATATACTAAAAGGGTATTTAATATTAATTCCTCCTGAAATGGTATAA
- a CDS encoding putative assembly protein, with amino-acid sequence MPKKIIYIIGIIFLIVGILSSIPKFLNLDSYKDKIVQQINNYNQDFIFDATGKIHISILPWPSVTLKNCTMKAKTSNTLEENFLLQNVNIQGDFSIWPLFTGKLYLKKITFINGTIRLKLDGRLKNLLSSDNVSNKYLALLHTISFKNSNISILKLNTPLIVLNNTTATVSVNDKNIYIKGQLSPPNLETINLDFQLKYDKDNIASIKTSLISPNIDLSLAGILNNDKNWKVTGKSNAIIKNLSAFSNTYLITYLPFLNYIPSSEALTLSSNVLISEQEISFKDLNIKSNSIEASGNISDIISHSSVIDINLTFSKINLDSLLAHPSLNQTSIAEQKALYNLTQTESLYNPQQSFSIPKNLDVLLYIEVKDTIYNNSHLNNVKINAELSNGIIELYSTVLEFNKDTKIELSGTISGDEIRPIFSGSINAHGTSINPILNFLGYKNELIEKNNNYFLFSTQVVATPKEINLFELNTTINDLSLNGNIILRLHDKLHINTNLNINTLDLDQWGLSSYFINFIKDAKQRNYNYLSSLQWLRTIKFEATFNLNIDNLSINKYPLQHITANLLLAPSILKFENTSITSEDIDIGGTFSLDIRYLRPKIDINLKGVNYNDNFTKQLLSFNTEKQNTTTPQNEITSHKWSNDPIYLPFISTFDGNIILNIENASINNVSLEKLDFEAILSNYILYIKKISAYTFGGQFAATGLLSTQPMIFNMSYALNNALLKQLLEKLFNITSITGYISTNGNISTQGNSVAMMINNLNSNFVIAARQASFTGLDIDILVNSTNISNYNIEDFNSMLQSAMAGSTTFNTIDGTFNIQNGLIQTTSLELTTDRTKGVFSGNIDLNSWLLNTITEFAFIPKAGAQPLSFTVNLSGSIDNVNKDIKADTLKNYLMTPVNN; translated from the coding sequence GTGCCTAAAAAAATAATCTATATTATAGGTATTATATTCTTAATAGTTGGAATATTATCATCAATTCCTAAGTTTCTTAACTTAGATAGCTATAAAGATAAAATTGTTCAACAAATTAATAATTATAATCAAGATTTTATTTTTGATGCCACAGGGAAAATACATATATCAATTCTACCCTGGCCAAGTGTTACTCTTAAAAACTGTACAATGAAAGCGAAAACTTCAAACACACTTGAAGAAAATTTCCTTCTACAAAATGTTAACATACAAGGTGATTTTTCGATTTGGCCCCTTTTTACGGGTAAATTATATCTTAAGAAAATTACTTTTATTAATGGTACAATACGTCTTAAACTTGATGGTCGTTTAAAAAACTTACTTTCTTCTGATAATGTTTCTAATAAATATTTAGCCTTACTTCACACTATCTCATTTAAAAACAGCAATATATCTATTCTCAAACTTAACACTCCTTTAATAGTATTAAATAATACTACTGCTACTGTTTCTGTTAACGACAAGAATATATACATCAAAGGCCAACTTTCCCCTCCAAATCTGGAAACTATTAATTTAGATTTTCAACTTAAATATGATAAAGATAATATAGCTAGTATTAAAACTTCACTTATTTCTCCTAATATAGATTTATCTTTGGCTGGTATACTTAATAATGATAAAAATTGGAAAGTTACAGGTAAATCTAACGCTATTATTAAAAATTTAAGTGCTTTCTCAAATACATATTTAATAACTTATTTACCATTTTTAAATTATATACCCTCTTCTGAAGCTCTTACGCTAAGTAGTAACGTATTAATTTCAGAGCAAGAGATTTCTTTCAAAGATTTAAATATAAAATCTAATAGTATTGAGGCTTCTGGTAATATAAGCGATATAATCTCTCACTCTTCAGTGATTGATATTAATTTAACTTTTAGTAAAATCAACTTAGATAGCTTACTTGCACACCCTTCACTTAATCAAACTTCTATCGCTGAACAAAAAGCTTTATACAATTTAACCCAAACTGAATCACTATATAATCCACAACAATCTTTTTCAATACCTAAGAACCTAGATGTATTACTTTACATAGAAGTAAAAGATACAATTTATAATAATTCCCATTTAAATAATGTCAAAATAAATGCAGAATTATCTAACGGTATTATAGAATTATATTCTACCGTTTTAGAATTTAACAAAGATACTAAAATCGAATTAAGTGGGACGATATCTGGAGATGAGATAAGGCCTATATTTTCTGGATCAATTAATGCCCACGGTACTAGTATCAATCCTATTCTTAATTTCTTAGGTTATAAAAATGAACTTATAGAGAAAAACAATAATTATTTTTTATTTTCGACTCAAGTTGTAGCAACACCTAAAGAAATCAATTTATTTGAACTCAATACCACAATAAATGATCTATCTTTAAATGGTAATATTATTTTAAGACTACATGATAAGCTACATATTAATACAAATTTAAACATTAATACCTTAGATTTGGATCAATGGGGTTTAAGTAGTTATTTTATTAATTTCATTAAAGATGCAAAACAACGTAATTATAATTATTTAAGCAGTTTACAATGGCTACGCACTATAAAATTTGAAGCTACCTTTAACTTAAATATTGACAATTTATCTATTAATAAATATCCATTACAACATATAACTGCAAATTTATTACTAGCACCCAGCATATTAAAATTTGAAAACACCTCAATTACATCAGAAGATATAGATATAGGAGGTACGTTTTCTTTAGATATAAGATATCTACGACCCAAAATAGATATTAACTTAAAAGGCGTAAATTATAATGATAATTTTACAAAACAGCTTTTATCGTTTAACACTGAGAAACAAAATACAACTACACCGCAAAATGAAATAACTTCTCATAAATGGTCTAATGACCCTATATACTTGCCTTTTATTTCCACATTTGACGGTAATATTATACTAAATATTGAAAATGCTTCTATTAATAATGTTAGTTTAGAAAAGCTAGATTTTGAAGCAATATTAAGCAATTATATATTATACATAAAAAAAATAAGCGCCTATACTTTTGGCGGACAATTTGCTGCTACAGGCTTATTAAGTACTCAACCTATGATTTTTAATATGTCATATGCATTAAATAATGCATTACTTAAACAATTATTAGAAAAATTATTTAATATAACGTCTATAACTGGCTATATCAGCACTAATGGTAATATTTCTACTCAAGGCAATTCCGTTGCCATGATGATTAATAACTTAAATTCTAACTTTGTGATTGCAGCTAGACAAGCTTCTTTTACAGGTTTAGATATAGATATATTAGTAAATAGTACTAATATTTCTAATTATAATATAGAAGATTTTAATTCTATGCTGCAATCTGCTATGGCTGGTTCTACTACTTTTAATACTATAGATGGTACGTTTAATATTCAAAATGGCTTAATACAAACTACCTCTTTAGAACTTACAACAGACCGTACTAAAGGGGTATTTAGTGGCAATATAGACCTCAATAGCTGGTTATTAAATACTATTACAGAATTTGCTTTTATACCTAAAGCTGGAGCTCAACCTCTTTCCTTTACTGTAAATCTTAGTGGTAGTATAGATAACGTTAATAAAGACATAAAAGCTGATACACTTAAAAACTACCTTATGACTCCCGTGAACAACTAA
- the purH gene encoding Bifunctional purine biosynthesis protein PurH, whose translation MLKKIQRALISVTDKQDLEYVVKILLDYNIDIISTGSTAQYLQDIGIKVLPIQDYTNFPEILDGRVKTLHPKIHGGILATDHPDHVNILKEHEILDIDLIIVNLYQFEKAITSNSTIEECIKHIDIGGPTLIRAAAKNMLYRTVITDSKDYSALVEELNNNNGSTSYEFRCKQAQKAFTLTAHYDTIICNWLAKINKDSSLNDIINFTATRKQDLRYGENSHQKAGLYFLNTGQEHTLLNSTQIQGKALSYNNLLDADAAVSLIREFTSPTAVIIKHTNPCGAATAFDIISAYKLALASDMSSAFGSIIALNRPIDSSLATELSKLFVEVIIAPSIDKNAHNILCNKQNLRILLMPISGHTQSSYHLRSIDGGILIQEQDTLSTNNKNFQIVTTQHPTEKQIEDLLFAYRVCKHVKSNAIVIASNQSTIGIGAGQMSRVDSVKIALSKATDNLGAKSIAKAVLASDAFFPFPDSITMAAKAGIKAIIQPGGSIRDQEIIKAANEYSIAMIFTGSRHFKH comes from the coding sequence ATGTTAAAAAAAATACAAAGAGCTTTAATTTCAGTAACCGATAAACAAGATTTAGAATATGTAGTTAAAATTTTATTAGATTATAATATTGACATAATTTCTACAGGCAGTACTGCTCAGTATCTGCAAGACATAGGTATAAAAGTATTACCTATACAAGACTATACAAATTTTCCAGAAATATTGGATGGAAGAGTTAAAACTCTACATCCCAAAATACATGGAGGTATACTTGCTACTGATCATCCAGATCACGTCAATATTCTGAAAGAACATGAAATATTAGATATAGATTTAATTATAGTAAATTTATATCAATTTGAAAAAGCTATAACATCTAATAGTACTATAGAAGAATGTATTAAACATATAGATATAGGAGGACCAACTTTAATTAGAGCGGCAGCCAAAAACATGCTCTACCGTACAGTTATAACAGATTCTAAAGATTATTCAGCTCTTGTTGAAGAATTAAACAATAATAATGGTTCCACCAGTTATGAATTTAGATGTAAGCAAGCACAAAAAGCTTTTACATTAACCGCACATTATGACACTATTATATGCAATTGGCTAGCTAAAATCAATAAAGATTCCTCTTTAAATGATATCATAAATTTCACTGCCACACGTAAACAAGATTTGCGTTATGGCGAAAATTCCCATCAAAAAGCTGGGTTATATTTTTTAAATACTGGACAGGAACATACTTTATTAAATAGCACACAAATACAAGGTAAAGCTCTGAGTTATAATAATTTACTTGATGCTGATGCAGCTGTAAGCTTAATACGTGAGTTTACCTCTCCAACAGCAGTTATTATAAAACATACAAATCCTTGTGGTGCAGCAACTGCTTTTGATATCATTTCTGCTTACAAACTTGCACTAGCGTCTGATATGAGTAGTGCTTTTGGTAGTATAATCGCTCTAAATCGTCCTATTGATTCCTCTTTAGCCACCGAACTTAGCAAACTATTTGTAGAAGTTATTATTGCACCTAGTATTGATAAAAATGCTCATAATATTTTATGTAATAAACAAAATTTAAGAATACTATTAATGCCTATTTCTGGCCATACCCAATCTTCTTACCATCTTAGATCTATAGACGGTGGTATATTAATCCAAGAACAAGACACTCTTTCTACCAACAATAAGAATTTCCAAATCGTAACAACACAGCATCCTACTGAGAAGCAAATTGAAGATTTACTCTTTGCATATCGTGTGTGCAAACATGTTAAATCTAATGCCATTGTTATTGCCTCAAACCAATCTACAATAGGTATTGGAGCAGGACAAATGAGTAGAGTAGATTCAGTAAAAATAGCATTATCAAAAGCTACAGATAACTTGGGTGCTAAAAGCATAGCTAAAGCCGTACTTGCCTCTGATGCTTTTTTCCCTTTTCCTGATAGTATTACCATGGCGGCAAAGGCAGGCATTAAAGCTATAATACAACCTGGAGGATCTATCCGTGATCAAGAAATAATAAAAGCTGCAAACGAATATTCAATTGCTATGATCTTTACAGGCAGCAGACATTTTAAACACTAG